GACAGGGGTGATGATCAGCACGTGGATCGTCGAGGTGATCATCCCGCCGATGATCGGTGCCGCGATCGGCTGCATGACGTCCGAACCGACCCCGCTGCTCCACATGATCGGCACCAGCGATGCCATGACGACGCTCACCGTCATCAGCTTCGGCCGCAGCCGGAGCACCGATCCGCCGATCGTCGCTTCCAGGACGTCACGCTCGGTGATCTCGCCGCCTCGGTGAAGACGCTTGTCCAATG
This Pseudomonadota bacterium DNA region includes the following protein-coding sequences:
- a CDS encoding efflux RND transporter permease subunit — its product is LDKRLHRGGEITERDVLEATIGGSVLRLRPKLMTVSVVMASLVPIMWSSGVGSDVMQPIAAPIIGGMITSTIHVLIITPVIFYIMKVRALRKGRLKVSGMVL